A region of Lycium barbarum isolate Lr01 chromosome 3, ASM1917538v2, whole genome shotgun sequence DNA encodes the following proteins:
- the LOC132632347 gene encoding purple acid phosphatase 17-like isoform X1, whose product MVNFCKKSMVLFLLVANFLIFCCSATRLEKFDHPTKGNGNLRFLVVGDWGRKGEYNQSAVALQMGRIGEELDIDFVVSTGDNFYDNGLTGEDDPNFLESFTNVYREKSLQKQWYSVLGNHDYRGDVVAQLSPYLRKIDSRWICLRSFLINAEIVEIFMVDTTPFVKDYFVETEHTYDWRNVMPQKTYTENVLKDLENALSESTAKWKIAVGHHAIRSVGHHGDTNELVDRLLPILRAYDVDLYMNGHDHCLEHISDSESPIQFLTSGAGSKAWRGDVKGLNREGMNFFYDGQGFMSVQLTPTHVEMEFYDVFGKVLHKWNRSKQLLHTAI is encoded by the exons ATGGTTAATTTTTGTAAGAAATCCATGGTTCTGTTCCTTTTGGTGGctaattttttaatattttgttgtagtgcaACTAGGCTTGAGAAATTTGATCACCCCACTAAAGGTAATGGCAATTTAAGATTCTTGGTTGTTGGTGATTGGGGACGTAAAGGTGAATATAATCAATCTGCTGTTGCTCTTCAG ATGGGAAGAATTGGAGAGGAACTAGACATAGACTTTGTAGTTTCAACAGGAGACAACTTTTATGATAATGGGCTAACAGGGGAGGATGATCCAAATTTTCTAGAATCTTTTACCAATGTTTATAGAGAAAAGAGCTTGCAAAAGCAATGGTATTCAG TATTAGGTAACCATGATTACAGGGGAGATGTAGTAGCTCAACTTAGTCCTTACCTTAGGAAAATTGACAGCAGATGGATTTGTTTGCGTTCTTTCTTGATCAATGCAG AAATTGTTGAAATATTCATGGTGGATACAACTCCATTTGTTAAAGACTACTTCGTAGAAACTGAGCATACCTATGATTGGCGCAATGTAATGCCTCAAAAGACATATACAGAAAACGTATTAAAA GATCTTGAGAATGCATTAAGTGAATCAACAGCAAAATGGAAAATAGCAGTGGGTCATCATGCCATTAGAAGTGTGGGACATCACGGGGACACTAATGAACTTGTGGACAGGCTTCTTCCTATCCTTAGG GCGTACGATGTTGATCTATACATGAACGGGCACGATCATTGTCTTGAGCACATCAGTGATAGCGAAAG TCCTATCCAGTTTTTAACGAGTGGAGCAGGATCAAAGGCATGGAGGGGAGATGTGAAGGGCTTGAACAGAGAAGGGATGAATTTCTTCTATGATGGACAAGGTTTCATGTCTGTCCAATTGACACCAACTCATGTAGAGATGGAGTTCTATGATGTTTTTGGCAAGGTTTTACATAAATGGAATAGGTCTAAGCAACTCCTTCACACGGCTATTtag
- the LOC132632348 gene encoding uncharacterized protein LOC132632348 encodes MICLTSQKLCIPKKRFESHFGPYIATKQQQNLRLINSGYSYLSELKLLAFGIRRRRRAMAVELATKSNEATIILTSGASGRINALFSLRVLRSLFLLINAFILLLLLPFRGRRRMTSQTTMMTSSGSSEKEDKAAVVERKSGGTVVRVPSKMVPRKSAVEQEVAARRSLAIRRVLQEDDKETLRKFSLFVTSKGDTMFTQSWTPVSFKVRGLVFLLHGLNEHSGRYNDFAKKLNANGFKVYGMDWIGHGGSDGLHAYVPSLDDAVNDTKQFLSKVLAENPGLPCFCFGHSTGAAIVLKAALDPKVESRIDGVVLTSPAVGVQPAHPIFTVLAPIVSFLLPRYQFSAANKRGAVVSRDPAALLAKYSDPLVFTGSIRVRTGYEILRITAYLQQNLCKLTVPFLVLHGSDDAVTDPEGSKKLYEEASSTDKSIKLYKGLLHDLLFEPEREEIMKEIIDWLNQRLLSAQSEEISRGEEES; translated from the exons ATGATTTGCTTGACAAGTCAAAAATTGTGCATACCCAAAAAACGATTTGAATCACATTTCGGACCATACATCGccacaaaacaacaacaaaatttaAGGCTAATTAATTCTGGGTATTCATATTTATCCGAGTTGAAATTATTAGCTTTTGGgattagaagaagaagaagagcaatGGCGGTTGAATTAGCAACAAAATCAAACGAAGCAACAATTATATTAACATCAGGTGCAAGCGGGAGAATCAATGCACTGTTTTCATTACGAGTATTACGAAGCTTGTTCCTATTAATCAATGCTttcatattattgttgttgttgccaTTTCGTGGACGAAGGAGGATGACCTCACAGACGACGATGATGACGTCGTCGGGGTCGTCAGAGAAGGAGGACAAGGCGGCGGTGGTGGAGAGGAAAAGTGGCGGTACGGTGGTTAGAGTGCCCTCGAAAATGGTGCCACGTAAGAGTGCGGTGGAGCAAGAGGTGGCGGCTAGAAGATCGCTAGCCATAAGAAGGGTACTTCAGGAAGATGATAAAGAGACTTTGAGGAAATTTTCGCTCTTTGTTACGTCTAAAGGAGATACCATGTTTACACAATCATGGACACCTGTTTCCTTCAAAGTCAG GGGATTGGTTTTCTTGTTGCACGGTCTCAATGAACACAG TGGCCGATATAATGATTTCGCCAAGAAGCTAAATGCAAATGGCTTTAAAGTTTATGGAATGGATTGGATCG GACATGGTGGAAGTGATGGACTGCATGCATATGTCCCTTCTCTTGATGATGCTGTTAATGACACG AAACAATTTCTCTCAAAGGTTTTAGCTGAAAATCCTGGACTTCCATGTTTTTGCTTTGGACATTCTACTGGTGCAGCCATAGTCCTCAAG GCAGCACTTGATCCAAAGGTAGAATCTAGGATTGATGGTGTTGTATTGACTTCACCTGCTGTAGGAGTTCAACCAGCTCATCCGATTTTCACA GTACTTGCTCCAATTGTCTCATTTCTATTGCCTAGATACCAGTTCAGTGCAGCAAACAAAAGGGGTGCGGTAGTGTCTAGGGATCCGGCAGCATTACTGGCCAAGTATTCAGATCCACTAGTATTCACTGGATCCATTAGGGTACGAACAGGTTATGAGATCCTTCGGATAACTGCCTACTTGCAACAGAATCTGTGCAAGTTGACAGTACCGTTCCTAGTTCTCCATGGCTCTGATGATGCAGTGACCGACCCTGAAGGCTCTAAGAAGCTCTATGAAGAGGCTTCTTCAACTGATAAAAGTATCAAGCTGTATAAAGGGTTATTGCATGACCTGCTTTTTGAACCTGAAAGAGAGGAAATCATGAAGGAAATAATTGACTGGTTGAACCAAAGATTGTTGAGTGCTCAATCCGAAGAGATTAGCAGGGGAGAGGAAGAGAGCTGA
- the LOC132632347 gene encoding purple acid phosphatase 17-like isoform X2 → MGRIGEELDIDFVVSTGDNFYDNGLTGEDDPNFLESFTNVYREKSLQKQWYSVLGNHDYRGDVVAQLSPYLRKIDSRWICLRSFLINAEIVEIFMVDTTPFVKDYFVETEHTYDWRNVMPQKTYTENVLKDLENALSESTAKWKIAVGHHAIRSVGHHGDTNELVDRLLPILRAYDVDLYMNGHDHCLEHISDSESPIQFLTSGAGSKAWRGDVKGLNREGMNFFYDGQGFMSVQLTPTHVEMEFYDVFGKVLHKWNRSKQLLHTAI, encoded by the exons ATGGGAAGAATTGGAGAGGAACTAGACATAGACTTTGTAGTTTCAACAGGAGACAACTTTTATGATAATGGGCTAACAGGGGAGGATGATCCAAATTTTCTAGAATCTTTTACCAATGTTTATAGAGAAAAGAGCTTGCAAAAGCAATGGTATTCAG TATTAGGTAACCATGATTACAGGGGAGATGTAGTAGCTCAACTTAGTCCTTACCTTAGGAAAATTGACAGCAGATGGATTTGTTTGCGTTCTTTCTTGATCAATGCAG AAATTGTTGAAATATTCATGGTGGATACAACTCCATTTGTTAAAGACTACTTCGTAGAAACTGAGCATACCTATGATTGGCGCAATGTAATGCCTCAAAAGACATATACAGAAAACGTATTAAAA GATCTTGAGAATGCATTAAGTGAATCAACAGCAAAATGGAAAATAGCAGTGGGTCATCATGCCATTAGAAGTGTGGGACATCACGGGGACACTAATGAACTTGTGGACAGGCTTCTTCCTATCCTTAGG GCGTACGATGTTGATCTATACATGAACGGGCACGATCATTGTCTTGAGCACATCAGTGATAGCGAAAG TCCTATCCAGTTTTTAACGAGTGGAGCAGGATCAAAGGCATGGAGGGGAGATGTGAAGGGCTTGAACAGAGAAGGGATGAATTTCTTCTATGATGGACAAGGTTTCATGTCTGTCCAATTGACACCAACTCATGTAGAGATGGAGTTCTATGATGTTTTTGGCAAGGTTTTACATAAATGGAATAGGTCTAAGCAACTCCTTCACACGGCTATTtag